A window of Periophthalmus magnuspinnatus isolate fPerMag1 chromosome 21, fPerMag1.2.pri, whole genome shotgun sequence genomic DNA:
tagAAGGTAAGAGCTTTGTTCATTTGTGGGCATCGAATCGTTTTCAGCGAGAGTTATCCCAGATTGATTaagtgtagaactcaattcagagtgctatcacataTCTGAATTGGTTATCGAGTCTattcgaaatcaagtttgaaatttttgtatcctGATGACACTAGTTCAAATGTGCTTACTTGTAGTGTTGCATTATGGAGAATGATGGATTCTCGTACTCTGACCCCAGCACCGATCGTCACTCCCATCCCAATGGACACATTTGGGCCCAGCTGAATACAGAACAGATACAATGCACTTTGAACATAACCATCGAATGTACAGAAGCAAAGCATTTCCTTACTGTTGCTGTGGGGTCGATATTTGCAGTTGGATGAATGTAAACATTAcctgtaaaatataaattaatcctcaatacatttgtgtttatataagaaaaacaactactgtcaaaaaaataaaaaaataaatactaccaCTTATTTTGGGGCCTCCCTCCTTATTTGTGGCCAGGCGTTCAGGGTGACTTATGTGATACTGGTTGAGGTACAGTCGACTTGCATAAATTGCAGACCTGAagaaatacattattaataacaaCTGAATGTTTAATAGTTGCTGCAAAGTTTAAATACAATTCCTAATACAGGGATGGAAACAACATGAAAATATGATctgtaatgtgatttttgtaaaaTTGCATTCCACACAGATATTGCTGTAAACTTCTTTTTCATGTGTTCTTCTTGCTAAAATCACAGACACTCACCCGGCCGATTTAATTTGGCTCCAGAAGCTGAGGGTCTTGTACACGTAGAGTTTACCTTGTCCCGCCAGAGCAGTGAAAATGTCCTGCTCCAATCGTATGTGCTCTGCTCTATGCCACCCATTGTTTTGCTCCTCTCTgcaaaagacacattttcagttatCTGCACAACCCAAAGCTACATTCAATTGAAAATGatccaaaaacaacttgaactacgtaataattctgttgactggactgccatctgcttgtctccttagAGCGGATATTGCTTTGGATCGTTTGGTAATAAACTagcttacatttattcattcatatgtgtttttattgctgaaaaataccctgaaagctgtgagcagggttgcttTTTCACAGATCAAACCTGGCCTGATAGTGTCCTCCTCTTGTCACCATGGGGCCAGATAAGTTTAGTGCCCTACTTTGGAAGAATccaatcaaagcaataacatctccatagatatTAGCAGGTGCcagacaccagaaaagttacagtgtacctttaagtacTTTTCATAAGTTCATCATTTTCTTCCCTAAAGCTGAGCCTGGAGAATAAATAAGATGCATTTCTCTCAACTTAAAATGCAAGACCGCATTGATGGGGTCAGTGCTGACTTGATAGCAAAGCTGATTACCTAGTGTCCAAAACTTCAGGCAAGAGTCCACATGCTCCATATTAAATCAGCCCAAGTCTCTGATATAGTGTATTGTGAGAGCCCCAAGATGAAACAGGCTCTTAAAAAATTCATTTCATCAATATTTAACAGATACCAACCCATAATCGAAGTTTTACTGAAAAGCAGGGAAGTTGCTTTAAGGCAAAGCGGTTCCCATGAGAGCTTGTAGTATTAGGCATATAGTTTCTAACAAGAATCTATGATGTGTTAAGGAAAAAGGTGCAGATTGAGTGCAGAGCTTGCAGAAGTGAGATAGGTGAAATTGGGTGACCCTAACCTTGCTTTGGATGACCACAAGTGAACTTAAAATTGAACTTAAACAAATCCCATAGAATTTAATTAGGCATAACCAAGTACCCATGGACAAAGTCTATTGTGCAAGTCACTGTGGTTGAATACAATTTGGGAGggggaaaaaagcaaaaaaaacaagacaaaacaaaggacagGAATTACATCTAAATTCTCAGTGGAAgctcactactactacaaaatttACAATGCTACCAAGACTAGACAAGAATACTACTTCTATTACAGAGTATGCAGGAAAAACTAAGACTGGGCCAAAGTCAGTTCCTTTTGAATTGTAAAtgtgttaaagaaaaaaaaaatgttcgaGGTTTATTGTTAAACACCACGGATAGGCAAATATGCCAATAGAAATCAAAAATAGTAGAGAATCTTATTAGAACAGGTATCAATACATCTTAATAAATCAAATAGAACACATTTCgactgttttaaattgttttaaatggtctTGATTATACAAGACCACatataatatttaattgaaaatgacattcttgtttttattatgaatgtgttCATTAGTTGTTGTTTGAACTGCAATGCAAATGTCCAGTAGACCTTACATGACCTTGATTTGTATAATGCAAGAATCGTACAGTGCACGTTAAAACTGATACACTAATGTCTGAAAAATTGTGCATGTCAGGTTGAGTCAAGAAACGTCTTTCTCCATCTAAAGTACAAAGCATGTATGTAGAACAAAACGCAATGAAATGCACTGCAAACTACACCATGACTAGCAAACAAAGCCTGGTGAGAGTAGCAAAAGCTGGCACACCACATAAgacattattatattgtttccATAGGGCTCACACCACACAGTAAGTGCTCTAACCACACCGTGCAACCTACACAAACCGACTTACCCATCGTACGGATATCTGATGAAGTAACAGAAATCATGGAGGaatggagagggaagaggaaaaatgaagaaaacaaaagtgatggCAATGTGCATGCTTAGAGGCCACACAGAAACATGACTCACAATAACATATCCTGCTGATTCTTCTGGAAAACTGCCCCAATATGCTTAAAGATGTCCGGGTTAAACAGGTAGATGCCACAGTTGATAATATCGCTAACAAATGTACTGGGTTTTTCAACGTAGTGCTGGATCTAGAAAAACAAGTATCATGGagtcaagtttatttgatttatattaAAAGCACActactttaactttattttaatcataacactataaacattttaacattaggAATAATTTATTGATCCCTGTAGAGAATTTGTCCCTGGCATTTGATCTTCAGCAAGGATTTTCCCTATTGtgcatgtaatttttttttaattgattgatATAATCAACACATTATGTTACAGTCTTTTGagtcaaaaagacaaaattaaataaatatgatatTATGTGTTTCACAACTAATATTTCCAAATCTGGATTGTATTCCATTGGCAATGAAGTGTAAATGCACTAATGACATAAAGTTACCTCATTTGTTTCTTCATTTGCAACAATGCATCCATAATTTAGGGACTGCTTTCTGTTTGCCTAAGAAGACAAAAATGCAAATCTTAAAATGAATTCATTCAACTTTTTAAGCATTGCTAAATTTGCCAGTCTTACTGTAGTGCCAAGGATTACAAAGCTGTTTGGCTCTCCATGTTCCTTCTGAAAATTGAGCAGTTCGGTGAGAGGAAAAGCTGAACATACGTCTGCATTGAGAACAAAGAAAGCCTCCGGGTTTCCTGAAACTATCTGATCTCTGAAGTGATAGATACCCCCTCCAGTGCCCAAGGCCGAATACTCCTGTAAATACCTGCAGCACACAGAGACAAAGCAGCCATTATCAACACAAGGAATAAtagtattgttgttgttttttctagtATTCAAGCCATGATATTATACACAGGACACAGGTGTATATAATATTCTGACCATTTCTGGATTTCTGAACAGAATCCATGTATGTTAATTTATTGGGATCACAGAATTTatacaagattaaaaaaaataaataaataaaacttgacTGAATGCCAAAATCCTTTAAATCCTGTGTTTGAGTAGTGACTCCATGTTTTAATGATAAAGTCAAAAAGTGGATAGTTGCATGTAGTATATATGTCTGGTATGTATACTACAATAGAAGTGGGGTATTGGCTAGTATCAGAAGACCTACTACTTGACTAGAGGAAAGTGGCACAGAGTATAAAACACAATAGGAGACATTAATATGGTGCAGGATGTGAAGTCAGGGTTTCTGGGGGTGCATTAAAAAGCATTACATTTACTTTCaaactgcattaaaaaaaatggccaaaaataTTGCTAATACCCAGTTAACAtttattacatccaattaagTTAATCACAGACCCTGTGTGTAGCACGGCCCATAACATTTCTTACTAGTGGTATATGCCATATAGCCCCATCATGTGCTTACCTGATTGAAATTTTGAATTGCTGCTGTGCATTGGCAAGAAATCTGGTCAATTCTTCATTAGGTTGGTAAAAGCCAATAAGCAAAATTTCCTTCATATTTGGGACCTGTAAAACAtgcaatacataaatacaaccaAAGGTACAAGGAGAAGCAGGGAAACCTAAGTATCACTAAAaaggtatttatttatgattagtAATGATAAATACAGATGCTCACTTTGGCGCATGCCTCTATGTGATGTTGCAACATGGGAACTCCAGCAACAGGAAAAAGTGGTTTGGGGACTTCAAAAGACAAAGGCCTGAATCTGGTGCCTGAAAGAGGAAAATGTGTAATATCACTTGCAATTCGTTtattaaaatttatttattttgtcatttaaatgaAATAGTATTTGGGCAATCTTTATGGATGCAATTTGATGAAACACAGTATACAGTGTAACCTTACATTATGGACTGTTTCTGTAGATCTTTTGAATAATAGTTTAATTGAAATTCACCCAAACTGCAAGACACTTACAGCATGGAGAAAAAtaccatgtaaaaaaaaaataataacaattggGTAAATCATTCCTCTGCATCCTACGTAAATATGCTAATGACATCTATATTGTTCTGTTGCATCATGTACAGAGACTATAAATCAGAGTAATCATCTCTTTAAACACATgtagctttgttttgtttgttccagCTGACTGATAATTTGCCACGTCAGTGATAACAGGAGCTCGGGGGTCTCCTTGTCGTTGACGGTGGAACTAGTCGCTTCGTTTGAAACAAATCAAACAGAATATAATATTAGATGTCTATAACGAAGACTTACCCTTTTGTGGACCACCGATTAAAACCACAGCtttaaacattttgaatgaAGAGGCAAATGACAGCTCAACCTGGCTGATGGAGTCTTCAGTAAAAACTTCCGCATGACGTCCTGCGTGAGTACGTTGTGCATCACGGGAGGGGCTGGATGAATCTTCTTCATCTGCTACATTCGGCAGGCTGTCTGCTCTAGTGGCCGCtgctgccccctctctctctgattggGTGATGTTGctttcatttttgttatttttctcttgACCAACCCCCCATTTTCACCCCGTAAACAATGGagaaaactcacaaaaaatTTAAAGTCATACTTATCTAATTTCTGGCAATTTCCATTCCATTTTCTTCCAGTTACTTCCCCAGGGATGTGTCCAGAAGGCATCCGAAACAGATACCCTAGACACCTCCTCTGGCTTCTCTccacatggaggagcagtggctctactccaagttCCTCTTATGTGACTCAACCCTCACCTTGTCTGTAAGAGTCACGCTGTGGAGGGAACTAAATTAGCCCGCTTGTATCCACAATCTTGTCTTtatggtcattacccaaagctcatgaacATAGGTGAGGGTAAGAACATAATTGCCCTGttaatcaagagctttgcctttcaactcagctcatTATCAATATTCGAATCTCCCTCTATGGTTTGGCTCAGCACTAGAcatacttaaaatgtaatttcaaaAGCATACAGAATTTGTCATAACACACAGCATTTATTATCTTATTCATACTTTTTCCCCACATCAGGTTTTTTACATGGCACACTTCAAATGTTTGCAGTAAAAGGTACAAAAAAGgggtaaaaataaatcagtgaTCTGTCTCTTCTAAAGACAACAAACACAGCTCAAATGGAGGTATTTACTTTCAAACAGACTCATTAAAATGTAACCTGAAGTGAGACAGTTTCCCATGTGGAGGCAACCATAACTCAAACGTATGTAAATGAGATGCGTAACAGGAGCATCTTTCAGTCAAGTATTTTAGTCTGCAATCACCGGGGGACAAGGGGCTTTGGTACAAGATGCACTTCTTCACGAGCAACTGAACCCTTCATAACATTCCCCAAAAGTTTAAAGGTTTCATATATTTGCATTTTGGCTCATCCTTAACACTTCAAACAGAAAGCACAAAATATGATAAACTTAGGTATGCCATGAACCccttaaaatgctatattatcAGAATGTTCAAATATCGAGGATTGGAGGCAAAATGAAATAGACCATAATACATTTCAATAATTAACTAACATCAGTAATGCTAAATGCTTATGAGCATTATAAGtccttagaaaaaaaaatatacaaattttgAATTTACAATTTGCTTTTACATTACAAAGGATACAGATTTGTTTCTTCTTGCACTAATCCAGCTTTTTTGGTTTAGATCAGGGGCAGCGTCAGAcattttggttggaggagctatgggGGTGCTAACTAAGTTCTTCAATGGGGGCACTCAGTTAATATGTTAATTAAAGCCTCTTATAGATGCAAGCATCTTCTCCTACGATATTTGCATTGctgttttaaacaagtttaaatgtagttagcccatgtagtgatttataaaacccAATATGAAattctcattttgaacattctgTGGTTGCAATTTGAAAATTTTTTGTCGAGGTTGAATGTCCTATGAAAAGGGGcaaaatctttgggggagctatgggggtgccttggccattctaggggaggctagcGCTCCCTCAAGCCCACCCCTAGCACTTCCCCTAACAGCAATTCcgatactatagctttaaggCGTGATACAAATGTATTAtgcagctgttatttatctctcaatTAACTACAAAACAGAtttgtataaatacaaattctaaCATTATGCTGACCGGttaatagtcttattacatccatTAATATGTCCAAAAAACATATCTAACGAACTATTATTTGGAAGCCAATATCTAATCTACTAAAGTTTTTATATTGACGATGATATCCAATACCACTATTGGATACATCCTTAGAAAAAATACTATTTTCCAACTGTATTTGAGCTTTACAAAAGGCATATTTTGTAATATATaagatatataatatataaaatttttaaagtatttatagAGTATTCCTAAAACTTATGATGCTTTCATGGTTGCATTCAACATTCCTACCTTTCATTCATTCACGTTTGTCATAATATTCCAATAAATATCACTTATACATATCTGAGCAGTTACCAAAAcaaatttttcatattttgtgataCTGTATTCTGTAGGGAATCCCAATTTCTACACTGAAATCATATTATTTTCTACTTCACTTTTGCCTCCAGTTGCCTTCAGTCTGGAATTTAGAAACAACCTGTAGGGTGTATTGAGTTGCACATATAGACATTAAAAATGTCTATATTTTGATATGTAAATTGTTTCAGTCATTATCACAGAACATcctttcaaatacaaaaataagcaGAATTTCGGTGGTAATTTTggtaattcattcatttaaatttcCTTTCAACCATTCTTAGCTATTCAATCATACAGCAAAATTTTaaactatggcaaaacaaaaAGTGCCACCGCCAAAATAACTACATAAAATGTCataagaaacatttaaaacagtatcTAATTCTTGCAAAAATGTACCATACTTgttaagaaaaaagaaaaaaaagaaaaccagaTTGTCTCAAAGTTATTgccactgttaaaaaaaaaaacaagttcaagTCTAAAAGCATGGTAATAGTACCGATATTCAAATAGACAAAAGAAATATTATTAAACATCGCACCACCTACTTAAACTGATTCAAAAGATTGAGATATGTATCAAAGCTCCAAAAAATCTGAGAAAATCTGTACCTCTAAAGCTACAAGGATCATGAGATGAAGGTAATTATCAAGGCAAAGTGTTGATCAGTAATTATGTTCAATATAGTCAGACAAAGTAGTATTAACTGTTGATGAAGTTGTTGGTCACTAAACTACaagaataaacaaacaaaatttcacgagctccctctagtggttgGCTGCAGTAAGGTCACAGTAAATGGTGAAACAACTTACCGTACTTTTAAAGTTGTGCAATTTGTGCGAATGTGCGTAGACCCTTTTGATCCTTCCCATGTCCAGCTAAACCATCATTTAGCAGGCCCTAGACTTAGTGTATGAATTATCTTCTGTTGTAGAGGTCTTTTCTTTTGCGCAGCTCTTCCAGTACTCTGGCCCTGAACTGGGTCCAGTCTTcgtcctgctgctgctgtagaCCCAAGGCCCGATGGAGGTCTGCCAAGTGAGTCCTGAGGAAAGGATTGTATTCCTTCTCTTCTGCAATTGTGGAAGGGCTCTAGGAAAAGAGTTAGATACTGTCAAAGATAAAATGCAATCTTATTCTAGGCCAGTGTTTCAAGGCTGTGCAGATAATCACAGTTCAATTATTACTGTATtcaattacataaaaatgtttaattgaaaatacatttaattaaattctGTTTAGAATGAATCTACACAGGCTTTTAAAACAAAAGTGTCACAAAATTTTAGGTAGTAGTCTACAGGGTAATTGacaatatataaatgcaagCACACCCTctttctcattttgaacactgtggttgccattttaatatttttagttGGCTTTACAGATATTATAGAAATAATGGTTTAAAATTATGATGAATTCACTTATGAGCCAACAGCCCTAATGTCACTAGTTGTTCTGTTATAACACATAGTTGTTATTGTTTACAGTATGTAGAAATATATCAGGACATGGTACAAAAATGCTATACATTGTGAAATAAGTTTAGTAATTTAGTAATTACTAATCATAAAAAGTGTGCTCTTAGCTCAACTTCAATTTCA
This region includes:
- the gmppaa gene encoding mannose-1-phosphate guanyltransferase alpha-A, encoding MFKAVVLIGGPQKGTRFRPLSFEVPKPLFPVAGVPMLQHHIEACAKVPNMKEILLIGFYQPNEELTRFLANAQQQFKISIRYLQEYSALGTGGGIYHFRDQIVSGNPEAFFVLNADVCSAFPLTELLNFQKEHGEPNSFVILGTTANRKQSLNYGCIVANEETNEIQHYVEKPSTFVSDIINCGIYLFNPDIFKHIGAVFQKNQQDMLLEEQNNGWHRAEHIRLEQDIFTALAGQGKLYVYKTLSFWSQIKSAGSAIYASRLYLNQYHISHPERLATNKEGGPKISGNVYIHPTANIDPTATLGPNVSIGMGVTIGAGVRVRESIILHNATLQDHCCVLNSIVGWESTIGKWARVEGTPSDPNPNDPYAKIDSETLFREGKLTPSITILGCNVSIPSEVIILNSIVLPHKDLNRSFKNQIIL